From Micromonospora echinaurantiaca:
CCAGCGACATCGACCTGGTGGACAGCCTGCTCGCCGGACACGACCTGGCCTCGTACGCCTGGCGGGGGATGCTGGACGCCGGCGTGCCGCTCGCCTTCGGCTCCGACGCCCCGGTGGAGCATCCCAACCCGTTCCCCGCGCTCTACGCGGCGGTGACCCGCAGCCGCCCGGACGGGACGCCGGCCGGCGGCTGGCAGCCTGAGCAGCGGCTCAGCATGGCCGAGGCGCTCGCCGCGCACACCCTCGGCGCGGCCCGGGCCGCCGGCGAGGAGGAGCGCAAGGGCGTCCTCGCGCCCGGCATGCTCGCCGACTTCATCGCGGTCGACACCGATCCCCTGCGGGAGTCACCGGAGGCGGTGCTGCGCACCCGGGTGCTGACCACCGTCGTCGGCGGCGAGATCCGCTGGCAGCGCGGCTGACGGACCAGCTAGTCACCCGCCTGGCGCGAGCGGTTCCCGGCGTAGCGCGGCGAGCTGGATCTGCAGCGCCAGCCGGGTACGCGCCGAGCCCAGGTCGACGGGGACGACCTCGGCGAGGCGGCGCATCCGGTACCGCAGCGTGTTGGGGTGCACGTGCAACCGTCGGGCCGCCCTCGTCGGGTCACCCTGCTCCTCGATCCAGGCGGCGACCGTGGCGACGTAGTCGGTGCCGTGCTGCCGGTCGTGCGCGACGAGGGCGGGCAGCGGCCCGCCGACCAGCAGGTCGGCCCGCGGCACCGTACTGACCACCCGGTGCACGACCACGTCCGCCCAGACGTCCTCGAACCGCAGCACCGGGCCGCGCCGGGCCGGCCCGTGCAGGGCGAGCAGTTCCGCCGCCTCGGCGCGGGAGCGCCGCAGGTCCGGCAGGGTGCGGGCGACACCGCCCGAGGCGGCGGACAGCCCCGGGTCGTGCCGGGCGATGTCGTGGATCAACCGCTCCAGCCACAGCCAGGAGCCGGGCGCCTCGCCGTCGGCGGCCACCACGGCGAACAGCACCTCACCGAGGTCCGCGATCAGCGGCTGGCGCCACCCGTGCCGGCGGGTGATCGACTCCCACAGGGCGAGGTTGTGCACCAGCTCCGGCGTACCGCCGTGGGCCCCGAGCGCGACCACCCGCCACGGACCGGCGGGCAGGCCCAGCTCCTCGCGGCCGAGCCGGCCGGGATCGCGCAGCGCGGCGCGTAGCCGGTCGGCCGCCGCGCGGCGGGCGACGTCGGCCTGCACCCGCAGCCGGAGCAGGTGCAGCGCCAGCTGGGACGCGGTGCCCTGGAGGTCGCGCAGCCGCTCGTCCGGCACCGGGCCGTCGACCACCGCCCAGATCGAGCCGAGCAGCTCGCCGCCGGCCCGGATCGGGATCACCAGCCGGGGCAGCGTCCCGTCCGGCCCCTGCGGTACGAAGATCAGGTCGCTGCCGGTGGCGAGCTTGCGGAACACCCCACGCGACCGGAAGTGCGCGATCACCTCGCCGGGCACCCGCCGCCCGACGATGGTCGAGACGCGGGCCGGGTCGGTGCGGTCCTGGCGTGAGGAGTAGGCGAGCACCCGGGACTGGGCGTCCTCGATGGTCACCGGCGCGTCGACGATGGCGGCGGTCGCGTCGGCCAGGGCGAACAGCTCGTCGTACACCCCGGCCTCGCCGGTCTCCGGCGGCCCCGGCGCGACCGCCCGGTCGATCACCCCGCGGAGCAGCCAGACGAGCTGGGCCCACGAGCCGTGGCTCTGCAGCTCGACCAGGGTCAGGTCGCGGCCGGCGGCGGCCGCCGTCACCTCGGGGTGGGTGGCCAGCGGCGGCTTCAGGACGAGGCCGGCCGCGGCCGTCTCCGCGCACCAGGCGACCACGCCGATCGCCTGCTCGGGCGTGGCGATGCCGGCGCCGAGGACGAGGTCGCCCCGCTCGCCGGTGGTCGCGTCGTCGGGGTCGGCGAAGGTGACGTCGCGGACCTCCGCCGTGGCGCCGCTGACGACGACCTGGAGCAGCGCGGCACCGACGGCGTCCACCACGCCACCCACGGTGATCATGATGATGATTATGCCTCGGTGTTGTCCGCTGCGGCCAATGGGCGGGGCGATCGTTGGCCGGGCCGGACAATGACGTTCCGGCCCGGCGCGGCCAGGATTGGGCCCGATCCCCCGCTGATCCGAAGGAGAACCGATGCCTGCCGCCCAGCCCGGGCCCGCTCCCCAGCACGTCGCCGTCATCGGCGCCGGGATGGTCGGGCTGGCCACCGCCTGGTTCCTGCAGGAGCGGGGGGTGCGGGTCACCGTGCTCGACCGCACCGGGGTGGCGGCGGGCGCGTCCTGGGGCAACGCCGGTTGGCTCACCCCCGGCATCACCACTCCCCTGCCCGAGCCCGCGGTGCTCCGCTACGGGCTGCGCGCCGTGCTCAGCCCGTCGTCGCCGGTCTACGTGCCGCCGCGCGCGGACGTCAAGCTGCTGCGCTTCCTGGCCGGCTTCACCCGGCACAGCACCGCCGCCAAGTGGCGCACCGCGATGCGGGCCTACATCCCGATGAACCGCCGCGCGCTGGAGACGTTCGAGGCGCTGGAGGCGGGCGGGGTCACCGCCCGGGCGAACGAGGCGAAGTCGTTCATCGCGGCGTACCGGACCGAGACCGAACGCTCGGTGCTGCTGGACGAGCTGGGGCACATCCACGCCGCCGGCCAGGAGATCGAGTTCGACGTGCTGACCGGGGCCGAGGCGCGCGAGGTGGAGCCCTCCCTCTCCGACCACGTCGGCGCCGCCATCCGCCTGCACGGCCAGCGCTTCGTCAACCCCGGCCAGTACGTGCACGCGCTCGCCGACTCCGTCCGCGCCCGCGGCGCCTCGATCGTGACGGGGGTGGACGTGGTGGACGTCCGCGACGAGGGCGCCGGGGTGCGGGTGGTGACCGCGGCCGGCGCCGACGACCGGTACGACGCGGTGGTGCTGGCCACCGGCACCTGGTTCGGTGAGCTGGCCCGGCGCTTCGGCGTCCGGACCGTCGTGCAGGCCGGCCGCGGCTACAGCTTCAGCGTCCCGATCGAGCACATGCCCGCCGGGCCGGTGTACTTCCCGGCGCAGCGGGTCGCCTGCACGCCGCTCGGCGACCGGCTGCGGGTCGCCGGGATGATGGAGTTCCGCCGCGCCGAGGCGCCGCTGGACCGCCGCCGGATCACCGCCATCGCCGAGGCCGCCCGGCCGCTGCTGCGCGGCGCCGACCTGGACGCCCGCACCGACGAGTGGGTGGGCTCGCGCCCCTGCACCCCGGACGGCCTGCCGCTGATCGGCCGGACCCGGTCGTCGCGGGTCTTCGCGGCCGGCGGCCACGGCATGTGGGGCATCACCCTCGGCCCGCTGACCGGCACGCTGCTCGCCGAGCAGATCACCACCGGCCGGCAGCCGGCGGAGCTGCGCCCCTTCGACCCGCTGCGCTGACCACCACTGAACGAGCGGGCGGAGCGCGGCGGCGCTCCGCCCGCTCTGCCATGTGCCCACCGGAGGGAAACCCGACGTGTACGCCGTGAGCAGGCAGGACGAGCTGGGGGTGCTGCGGATCGTCCTGGAGGAGCAGTACGAGCGGCACACCACCCAGCTCGCGCTGCTGGCCCGGCAGGCGAGTCAGCTGCCCGGCGCCGATCCGGCGGCCGCCGCCGCGTTGACGGCCGCGTCGCGCCGGGCCCTGGGCGACATCGCCCGCGCCCTGCACTACCTGGAACAGGACGGCTACGGCAGCTGCGAGCGGTGCGCCCGCGACATCCCGATCGAACAGCTCGCGCACCGCCCGTCGACCCGCTTCTGCACCGCCTGCCGGCCGCCACGAGGTGGATGAAGGGCCGGCAGGACAGCGCGGACGAGCGGGACGCGGCGACTCGTCAGCGGGCTGAGGGCGACACCACGGCGCGGGAACGCCACAGCAACCAGACGAAGTACGGCGTGCCGATCAACGCGGTGACCAGGCCCGCCGGGATCTGCGCCGGCGCGATGACCGTCCGACCCAGGGTGTCGGCGAGGCTGACCAGCAGCGCCCCGAGCAGCGCGGCGACCGGCAGCACCCGGCTGTGCCGGCCACCGACCAGCACGCGGGCCGCGTGCGGGGCGACCAGCCCGACGAAGCCGATCACGCCGACCGCCGACACGGCGGTGGAGGTGAGCAGCGCCGCCGCGACCAGCGCGACCAAGCGGGCGCGTTCCAACCGCACGCCGAGCACCCGCGGCGTGTCGTCGTCGAGGGCGAGCAGGTCCAGCTCCCGCCGGGCGGCCACGACCGCCGGGGTGAGCAGCACCAGCGCGATCGCCACCGGTAGCACCTGCGTCGCGGTCCGGCCGTAGGTGGAGCCGGAGAGCCAGGTCAACGCCTTGGCGGTGTTCCACGGGTCGAACGCGACGATCAGGAACGTGATCACCGCCATGCCGCCGTACCAGGCGCCGAACCCGATCAGCACCAGCCGGTCGGAACTCAACCCGCCGCGCCAGGCCGCGCCGTAGACCAGCGCGAAGGCGAGGATCGCGCCGAGACCCGCGACCCCGGAGACGGCCCACACCCCAGCCAGCGGCACGAAGGTGAGCAGCGAGACCGCGCCGAGGCCGGCGCCGGCGGTGATGCCGAGGATGCCGGGCTCGGCCAGCGGGTTGCGGCAGACCGCCTGCACGGTGGTGCCGGCGACCGCGAGCGCCGCGCCGGCCAGCACCGCCGCGGCGACCCGCGGCCACCGCTGGTCCAGCACGAAGGTGTACGCCGGCCCGGTGCGCCCCTGCACCCAGTTGACGATGTCGCCGAGCAGCACCCAGGTGTCGCCGGCGAGCATGCCGACGACGACCGCGGTGACGGCGAGCACGGCGCAGCAGGCGACCACGGCGCGGTGGAAGGTCGCCGACCGCACGGCCGCGTGGCCGCCGGGCGGGCGGCGGGTCGGCCCGGCGTCGCGGTGCCGGCGGGCCAGCCAGATCAGGATCGCCGCGCCGAACAGCGTGGTCACCACGCCGGTGGGGATGTCCACGCCGGCCTGCGCGCCCATCACGGCGCGCAGCAGCACGTCGGAGCCGAGCACGATGATGGTGCCGGCGATGCCGGACAGCGGCAGCAGCACGCGGTGCCGGTGCACGCCGGGCACCAGCGGCCCGAGCAGCCGGACGATGACCGGCGCGCAGAGCCCGACGAAGCCGACCGGGCCGGTCAGGGTGACCGCGGCGGCGGAGAGCAGCACGGCCAGCACGGTGACGATCAGCCGGGTACGCCGTACGTCGAGACCGAGCACGGTGGCGGTGTCGTCGCCGAGGGCCAGGATGTCGAGGCGGTGCCCGAGCAGCACCAGGGCGACCACGGCGACGCCGATGACCGGGGCGAGCTGGGTCAGCGCGTTCAGGTCGCTCTGCACGAGCGAGCCGTTGCCCCAGGCGAACAGGCCGATGGTGCCCTGCTCGAACAGGATCAGCAGCAGCATGGTGGCCGAGTTCAACGCCAACGCGGTGGCGGAGCCGGCCAGGATGAGCCGGGTGGTGTTCGACTGGCCGCCGGCGGACAACGCCATCACCAGGGCGGCCGCGGCCAGCCCGCCGAGCAGGGCGAGCCCGCCCGCCGGCAGCACGGGCAGCGAGATGCCGAACGCGGCGACCGTCACGATGGCCAGGTGCGCGCCGGCGTTGACGGCGAGGGTGTCCGGCGAGGCGAGCGGGTTGCGGGCGATGGACTGCAGGGCGGCGCCGGCGCACCCGAGGGCGACGCCGATGGCGAGCCCGGCGAGCAGCCGCGGGATCCGGGAGGCGACCAGGACCCGGGCCGCCTCGTCCTCGCCGCCGGTGACCAGTCGCAGCAGGTCGAGGGCGCCGACGGTCGAGGTGCCCTGGGTCAGGTGCACCGCCGCGACCACGAGCAGCAGCAGGGCCCCGGCGACGAACGCCCCGACCACCCGGGGCGCGGACAGCGGCCCGGCCGGAGCCGGCCGGGTGGCCGGCTCCGGGCGCGGGGGTGCGGTCAGCGTGGTCACACCGTGTAGGTCTTCACGAGCTGGTCGATGTACTGCTTGCCGGAGAGCGGCCCGCCGAAGGTCCAGATGCCGTCCGGCATCCGGTGCAGGTTGCCCTGCTTGACGAAGGGCAACGACTTCCAGATCGCGTTGCTGGCGAGCCCGTCGGCGAAGACGTCGTCGCCGTCGGAGGCGTTGTAGAAGAAGTGCAGGTTCGGGTCCTTGAGCCCGGTCAGGCCCTCGACGTCGGTCTGGCCCAGGCCCCACACCTCGTCGGTCTTGCCGGTCCAGGCGTTGGTCAGACCGAGCTGGATGCCGAGCTGAGAGACGAGCGCGCCCTGGCCGAACATCCGGATGCTGACCGTGCTGCCCTCCTTCCAGCCGTCTGCGATGGCGAACGGCCGGCCGGCGGCCCCGGCGTCGGCGATCTTCTTCTTGCCGTCGGCGATGGCGGCGTCGAAGTCGGCGAGCAGCTTCTCTGCCTCGGTGGTCTTGCCGACCGCCTGGGCGATCAGGTTGAGGTCCGACCGCATCCGGCCGAGGTTGTCCTTGGCGTCGCTGCCCTTGGTGACGATCACCGGGACGTACTTCTCCAGCTGGGTGACCAGGGCACCACCCCGGTCGTCCTCCATCACCACCAGGTCGGGCTGGAGGGCGACGATGGAGTCCACACTGGGCTCCGCCCGGGTGCCGACGTCCTTCACCCCGGCGTCGAGCTTGGCCGCGGTGACCCAGGTGCCGTAGCCCTTGGTGTCGGCGACGCCGACCGGCATCACGCCGAGACTGACGAGCATCTCGACCTCGCCCCACTCCAGGCCGACGACCTTGGTCGCCGGGGCCTTGAGGGTGACCTGCTTGCCCCGGCTGTCGGTGACGGTCACCGGGCCGCTGGCGGAAGAGCTGGACGCCGCCGGGGTGGCGGCGTTCTCGGTGGTGCCGCAGGCGCTGAGCAGCAGCGCGGCCGCCGCAGCGACCAGGGCGGTGACACGGGTACGGGTCATGGTGATCTTTCTCGGGTACGAACGGGAATGATGGGTCAGGCCGGCAGCCGGGTCAGGTGCCGGCCCACCGGGCGGGTCGTGACGATTCCGCTGACCGGATCGGTGGTCACCTCGATCCGGATGCCGTACGTCTCGGTGAGGGCGTCCTCGGTGAGGACGTCGACGGGGGCGCCGGCGGCGCGTACCCGACCGTTGTGCAGCAGGACCACCTCGTCGGCGACGGCGGCGGCCTGGTTGAGGTCGTGCAGGACGACACCCACGGCGACGTGGTGGTCGTCGGCGAGATCCCGCATCAGGTCGAGGATCTCCACCTGGTAGCGCAGGTCGAGGAAGGTGGTCGGCTCGTCCAGGAGCAGGACCGGGGTGTCCTGCGCCAGGCAGGTGGCGAGCCAGACCCGCTGGAGTTCGCCGCCGGAGAGCTCGTCGACCGGGCGGTCGGCCATCGCCGTGACGCCGGTGACCTCCATGGCGCGGCCGACCGCGGCCGGCCCGTCCGGGTCGTCGGCCCGCCAGCGCCCCCGGTACGGGTGTCGGCCGTAGCCGACCACGTCCCGGACGGTGACCCCGCTGGGCACCGGCCGGCTCTGGGCCAGCAGGGTGACCCGCCGGGCGAACTCCCGGGCCGGCAACCCGGCGGCGGCGCTGCCGTCGGCGAGCAGCACCGAGCCGCCGCCGATCGGGTGCAGTCGGGCCAGCGCCCGCAGCAGGGTGGACTTTCCGCTGCCGTTCGGACCGACCAGCGCGGTGACCGCTCCCGGCCGCAGCGCGATGGACGCGCCCCGGACCACGGTGGTGCCGTGGTACCCCAGGTGCAGGTCCACGCCACGCAGGCTCTCGTCACGGAGCAACACTCGGTCGTCGGACACGCGCTTAGGTTAGCCTAACCTTCTAGCGTGTCAAGCAGGCCCCACCGCCGCACTCCGGGCGGGTAATTGATGTGCGGTTGACGGCGCGGGCCTCTTAAGGTGCCGCGGTGACCATCGACATCATGAGCCTGGCAGACCGCCCGGACCTGGCCCCGCTGCTGGACGAGGACTTCCCCGGGGCGTGGCCGCCGTTCATGCTCTGGGACCCGATGGGCGCGGTGTACTACGGCGTCGCCCACCAGCTGTACCCCGAGTTCGTGTTCGCCGCCGTCGACTCGGACGAGCCGGAACGCGCCGTCGCCAAGGCGTACGCCGTGCCGCTGCGCTGGACCGAGGCGGAGCTTCCCGACGGCGGCTGGGACCGGGTGATCCAGCGGGCCACCCTCAACCGGCTCGGCGGCGCCACCCCGAACCTCGTGTCGGCCCTGGAGATCTGCATCCGGCCCGACCGGCGCGGCACCGGCCTGTCCGCGCGGATGCTCGCCGCCATGCGCGACGCGGTGCGGAAGCGGGGCTACGACACGTTGGTCGCGCCGGTCCGCCCGAACGGCAAGCACAGCCAGCCCGACGTGCCGATGACCGAGTACGCCGGACAGGTCCGCGCGGACGGCCTGCCGGTCGACCCGTGGCTGCGGGTGCACGTACGCGCGGGCGGCCGCATCGAGCGGGTGGCGCCCCGGTCGATGGTGATCAGCGGGACGCTGGACGACTGGCGCGGCTGGACCGGACTGCCGTTCGACGCCGACGGGCCGGTGCACGTGCCGGGTGCGCTCGTGCCGGTGCACTGCGACCTGACGCACGACCACGCCGTCTACGTCGAGCCGAACGTCTGGGTACGCCACCGGCTGTGACGCGGGAGGCACCGGCCAGCGGTCCACGCTGACCGCGTCCGGCCGATGCCTCCCCCGTGCCGGGCCGACGCGCTCCCCCGCGCTCGCCCCGGGCTGGCCCGGCGCGCTCCCCCGCGCCGGGCCGGGTGCGGACCCGCGGCGGTCAACCCGCCGGGCGGGCGCTCTCCCGCCGCCGGACCTGCTCGGCCGGAAGCCCCGCCGCGTCCCCGGTCCTCGGCCGCCAGCGGGCGCGTCCGGACCGGGTCAGCGGGCGCGCAGCGGCGCGAGCGCGCCGCTCCAGGCCACCACCTGGTCGAGGGTGGTGTTGAGCGCGCCGCGCTGGAACTCGTTGGGCGTGAAGACGCTGAAGTTCTGGAAGTCGGTGAAGAGCGACAGCGCGACCTGGGCGCGTACGTCGGCCATCTGGAGCTCGCCGGCGATCAGCCGCAGGTGCTCCACTGCCCGGGTGCCGCCGGCCGAGCCGTAGCTGACGAACCCGACCGCCTTGTTGTTCCACTCCGCGTAGAGGAAGTCGATGGCGTTCTTCAGCGCGCCGGAGGTGGAGTGGTTGTACTCGGGCGTGACCATCACGAAGCCGTCGAACGAGGCGATGGTGCTGGCCCAGCGC
This genomic window contains:
- a CDS encoding NAD(P)/FAD-dependent oxidoreductase; translated protein: MPAAQPGPAPQHVAVIGAGMVGLATAWFLQERGVRVTVLDRTGVAAGASWGNAGWLTPGITTPLPEPAVLRYGLRAVLSPSSPVYVPPRADVKLLRFLAGFTRHSTAAKWRTAMRAYIPMNRRALETFEALEAGGVTARANEAKSFIAAYRTETERSVLLDELGHIHAAGQEIEFDVLTGAEAREVEPSLSDHVGAAIRLHGQRFVNPGQYVHALADSVRARGASIVTGVDVVDVRDEGAGVRVVTAAGADDRYDAVVLATGTWFGELARRFGVRTVVQAGRGYSFSVPIEHMPAGPVYFPAQRVACTPLGDRLRVAGMMEFRRAEAPLDRRRITAIAEAARPLLRGADLDARTDEWVGSRPCTPDGLPLIGRTRSSRVFAAGGHGMWGITLGPLTGTLLAEQITTGRQPAELRPFDPLR
- a CDS encoding iron ABC transporter permease, which encodes MTAPPRPEPATRPAPAGPLSAPRVVGAFVAGALLLLVVAAVHLTQGTSTVGALDLLRLVTGGEDEAARVLVASRIPRLLAGLAIGVALGCAGAALQSIARNPLASPDTLAVNAGAHLAIVTVAAFGISLPVLPAGGLALLGGLAAAALVMALSAGGQSNTTRLILAGSATALALNSATMLLLILFEQGTIGLFAWGNGSLVQSDLNALTQLAPVIGVAVVALVLLGHRLDILALGDDTATVLGLDVRRTRLIVTVLAVLLSAAAVTLTGPVGFVGLCAPVIVRLLGPLVPGVHRHRVLLPLSGIAGTIIVLGSDVLLRAVMGAQAGVDIPTGVVTTLFGAAILIWLARRHRDAGPTRRPPGGHAAVRSATFHRAVVACCAVLAVTAVVVGMLAGDTWVLLGDIVNWVQGRTGPAYTFVLDQRWPRVAAAVLAGAALAVAGTTVQAVCRNPLAEPGILGITAGAGLGAVSLLTFVPLAGVWAVSGVAGLGAILAFALVYGAAWRGGLSSDRLVLIGFGAWYGGMAVITFLIVAFDPWNTAKALTWLSGSTYGRTATQVLPVAIALVLLTPAVVAARRELDLLALDDDTPRVLGVRLERARLVALVAAALLTSTAVSAVGVIGFVGLVAPHAARVLVGGRHSRVLPVAALLGALLVSLADTLGRTVIAPAQIPAGLVTALIGTPYFVWLLWRSRAVVSPSAR
- a CDS encoding NADPH-dependent FMN reductase, whose amino-acid sequence is MTRIGIILGSTRPGRNGEAVARWVLDVAKQRTDAEFELVDLLDYQLPHLDESIPPSLGQYTQPHTQRWASTIASFDGFVMVTPEYNHSTSGALKNAIDFLYAEWNNKAVGFVSYGSAGGTRAVEHLRLIAGELQMADVRAQVALSLFTDFQNFSVFTPNEFQRGALNTTLDQVVAWSGALAPLRAR
- a CDS encoding ABC transporter ATP-binding protein — encoded protein: MSDDRVLLRDESLRGVDLHLGYHGTTVVRGASIALRPGAVTALVGPNGSGKSTLLRALARLHPIGGGSVLLADGSAAAGLPAREFARRVTLLAQSRPVPSGVTVRDVVGYGRHPYRGRWRADDPDGPAAVGRAMEVTGVTAMADRPVDELSGGELQRVWLATCLAQDTPVLLLDEPTTFLDLRYQVEILDLMRDLADDHHVAVGVVLHDLNQAAAVADEVVLLHNGRVRAAGAPVDVLTEDALTETYGIRIEVTTDPVSGIVTTRPVGRHLTRLPA
- a CDS encoding N-acetyltransferase; its protein translation is MTIDIMSLADRPDLAPLLDEDFPGAWPPFMLWDPMGAVYYGVAHQLYPEFVFAAVDSDEPERAVAKAYAVPLRWTEAELPDGGWDRVIQRATLNRLGGATPNLVSALEICIRPDRRGTGLSARMLAAMRDAVRKRGYDTLVAPVRPNGKHSQPDVPMTEYAGQVRADGLPVDPWLRVHVRAGGRIERVAPRSMVISGTLDDWRGWTGLPFDADGPVHVPGALVPVHCDLTHDHAVYVEPNVWVRHRL
- a CDS encoding ABC transporter substrate-binding protein, whose protein sequence is MTRTRVTALVAAAAALLLSACGTTENAATPAASSSSASGPVTVTDSRGKQVTLKAPATKVVGLEWGEVEMLVSLGVMPVGVADTKGYGTWVTAAKLDAGVKDVGTRAEPSVDSIVALQPDLVVMEDDRGGALVTQLEKYVPVIVTKGSDAKDNLGRMRSDLNLIAQAVGKTTEAEKLLADFDAAIADGKKKIADAGAAGRPFAIADGWKEGSTVSIRMFGQGALVSQLGIQLGLTNAWTGKTDEVWGLGQTDVEGLTGLKDPNLHFFYNASDGDDVFADGLASNAIWKSLPFVKQGNLHRMPDGIWTFGGPLSGKQYIDQLVKTYTV
- a CDS encoding helix-turn-helix domain-containing protein codes for the protein MITVGGVVDAVGAALLQVVVSGATAEVRDVTFADPDDATTGERGDLVLGAGIATPEQAIGVVAWCAETAAAGLVLKPPLATHPEVTAAAAGRDLTLVELQSHGSWAQLVWLLRGVIDRAVAPGPPETGEAGVYDELFALADATAAIVDAPVTIEDAQSRVLAYSSRQDRTDPARVSTIVGRRVPGEVIAHFRSRGVFRKLATGSDLIFVPQGPDGTLPRLVIPIRAGGELLGSIWAVVDGPVPDERLRDLQGTASQLALHLLRLRVQADVARRAAADRLRAALRDPGRLGREELGLPAGPWRVVALGAHGGTPELVHNLALWESITRRHGWRQPLIADLGEVLFAVVAADGEAPGSWLWLERLIHDIARHDPGLSAASGGVARTLPDLRRSRAEAAELLALHGPARRGPVLRFEDVWADVVVHRVVSTVPRADLLVGGPLPALVAHDRQHGTDYVATVAAWIEEQGDPTRAARRLHVHPNTLRYRMRRLAEVVPVDLGSARTRLALQIQLAALRREPLAPGG
- a CDS encoding TraR/DksA C4-type zinc finger protein, which codes for MSRQDELGVLRIVLEEQYERHTTQLALLARQASQLPGADPAAAAALTAASRRALGDIARALHYLEQDGYGSCERCARDIPIEQLAHRPSTRFCTACRPPRGG